A single genomic interval of Zunongwangia sp. HGR-M22 harbors:
- a CDS encoding DUF1573 domain-containing protein encodes MKKGILLIAAVGTMFFTSCKDGGDNASEKVKAENVDAAAARDSKATVYPELSFDETEFDFGNIPQGNPVEHVFTFTNTGRAPLVITNAKSTCGCTVPDYHKNESIEPGETGEIRVKFNGSGRGQVQKTVTISANTENGQERIKIKAFVETPENAS; translated from the coding sequence ATGAAAAAAGGAATTTTATTAATAGCAGCAGTGGGAACAATGTTCTTTACTTCCTGTAAAGACGGCGGTGACAACGCTTCAGAAAAAGTAAAAGCTGAAAACGTAGATGCAGCTGCAGCGCGTGACTCTAAAGCGACGGTTTATCCTGAACTAAGTTTTGATGAAACTGAATTTGATTTTGGAAATATCCCTCAGGGAAATCCTGTAGAACATGTATTTACCTTTACCAATACAGGTAGAGCACCGCTAGTAATTACTAATGCCAAAAGTACTTGTGGATGTACAGTGCCAGATTATCATAAAAATGAATCTATAGAACCGGGAGAAACTGGTGAGATTCGCGTAAAATTTAATGGATCTGGTAGAGGACAAGTGCAAAAAACAGTAACAATTTCTGCTAATACAGAAAATGGACAAGAGCGTATTAAAATTAAAGCTTTTGTTGAAACCCCAGAAAACGCAAGTTAA
- a CDS encoding PUR family DNA/RNA-binding protein: MSDKGLMEKEEIFSKVLRAGRRTYFFDVRATRANDYYLTITESKKFTNDDGSFYYKKHKIYLYKEDFAGFNEILQEMTDFILDEKGEEVISERHQKDFKPTYEGTGAVEAKAAPENFTDVSFDDI, translated from the coding sequence ATGAGCGACAAGGGATTGATGGAGAAAGAAGAAATATTCTCTAAAGTATTAAGAGCAGGAAGAAGAACTTATTTCTTTGATGTTAGAGCGACTCGTGCCAACGACTACTACCTAACCATTACAGAAAGTAAGAAATTCACTAATGATGATGGATCTTTCTATTACAAGAAACACAAAATCTACCTTTACAAAGAAGATTTTGCAGGATTCAATGAAATTCTTCAAGAAATGACAGATTTTATTCTTGATGAAAAAGGCGAAGAAGTAATTAGTGAGCGCCACCAGAAAGACTTTAAACCAACTTACGAAGGTACTGGTGCTGTAGAAGCAAAAGCTGCTCCCGAGAATTTTACAGATGTTAGCTTTGACGATATTTAA
- a CDS encoding M14 metallopeptidase family protein: protein MRRVITLLLIIFSIASQAQDFDTLTLDYYLPKNITYNPTIPKPQDVIGFVPGQWHVSHDRLVNYMKKLAEVSPRISLENRGTTYEGRPLLLLTISSEENIKNIDQIRQNHKALVEAGSEDINTEDMPIIVNQGFSIHGNEPSGTNAALVAAYHLAAAEGEEIQELLENTIILFDPSFNPDGLQRFAYWANTNRSANINADPQDREYNEVWPGGRTNHYWFDLNRDWLPAQLPESRARIKTFHDWYPNILTDHHEMGSNASFFFQPGIPSRTHPLTPDLNQELTREIGNYHAEAFDKLGSFYFTEESYDDFYYGKGSTFPDINGSIGILFEQASSRGHAQETDNGILTFPFTIRNQFTAALSTLKAAKNMRVKLLNYQRDFYKNARNSAGKGAWAFGSSKDANSAYYLAEIMKRHQIEIHPVTEEFTENGKTYKPGSSYIIPKNQRQHRLVQAMFEKRTSFKDSLFYDISAWTFPLAFNVDYTEDASLTNAGKRITELEKPAIPSVEKSDYAYVMEWHDYNAPKALNMVLNKGLRAKVAMQEFGTKNKQYDYGSIMIPVQNQKLNKEELFDFIKNVAESSNIEIDAVGTGLTSGINLGSRFFLPLENQEIALLVGEGVTPYDAGEIWHLFDQRYDIKVTKLNTRNFGRADLSRYTDIILVNSWGAALGESDTEKLKTWIKNGGTLIAYRNAARFLNANKLLDLEIKTNDLEAKNVSFEQRRDFYGAQGIGGAIFKAKLDRSHPIAFGYTSDHLALFRNTTTFIEADDQSYNNPIQYTNDPLLSGYISEEKNEEIKNTVPFKKGSLGRGNVIYFTDNTNFRAFWYGTNKLLMNAIFFGDHM from the coding sequence ATGAGAAGAGTTATTACACTTTTATTAATTATTTTCTCTATTGCTTCGCAGGCACAGGACTTCGATACCTTAACACTCGATTACTATTTGCCAAAAAATATTACTTACAATCCTACAATCCCCAAACCTCAGGATGTGATAGGTTTTGTACCTGGCCAATGGCATGTTAGCCACGACAGATTGGTGAATTACATGAAAAAACTTGCTGAAGTATCCCCACGCATTAGCTTAGAAAATCGTGGCACCACTTACGAAGGCAGACCTTTATTGTTGTTAACCATATCTTCGGAAGAGAATATTAAAAACATAGATCAAATTCGCCAAAATCATAAAGCTTTAGTGGAAGCAGGATCTGAAGATATTAATACTGAAGATATGCCGATTATAGTGAATCAGGGATTTTCGATTCATGGGAATGAACCCAGCGGCACCAATGCTGCTTTGGTTGCTGCTTATCATTTGGCTGCGGCTGAAGGCGAAGAGATTCAAGAATTATTGGAAAACACCATTATTCTTTTTGATCCCTCTTTTAATCCAGATGGTCTGCAACGTTTTGCCTACTGGGCAAATACCAATCGTAGTGCAAATATTAATGCAGATCCACAAGATCGCGAATACAACGAAGTTTGGCCTGGTGGGCGTACCAACCATTATTGGTTCGATCTTAACCGAGATTGGTTGCCAGCACAATTGCCAGAATCTAGAGCGAGAATCAAAACATTTCACGATTGGTATCCTAACATTTTAACCGATCATCACGAGATGGGCTCTAATGCTTCATTTTTCTTTCAACCGGGAATTCCATCAAGAACACATCCATTAACACCAGATTTAAACCAGGAATTAACTCGGGAAATAGGAAATTATCATGCCGAAGCTTTTGACAAATTAGGAAGTTTTTATTTTACTGAAGAAAGCTATGATGATTTTTACTACGGAAAAGGCTCTACATTCCCAGACATCAACGGAAGTATCGGAATCTTATTCGAGCAGGCTAGTTCTCGTGGCCATGCTCAGGAAACCGATAACGGAATTTTGACTTTTCCTTTCACCATTAGAAACCAATTTACCGCAGCACTTTCTACTTTAAAAGCAGCCAAAAACATGCGAGTAAAATTGTTGAATTATCAGCGTGATTTTTATAAAAACGCCAGAAATTCTGCCGGTAAAGGAGCCTGGGCTTTTGGTAGCAGTAAAGATGCAAATTCAGCTTACTACTTAGCTGAAATTATGAAAAGACACCAAATTGAAATTCATCCTGTAACAGAAGAATTTACCGAGAACGGAAAAACCTACAAACCAGGTTCTTCTTATATCATTCCAAAAAATCAACGTCAGCATCGATTGGTACAAGCCATGTTCGAAAAAAGAACCAGTTTTAAGGATAGCTTATTCTACGATATCTCAGCTTGGACATTTCCTTTAGCTTTCAATGTAGATTATACCGAAGATGCTTCTTTAACAAATGCAGGAAAAAGAATCACTGAATTAGAAAAACCAGCGATTCCTTCCGTAGAAAAAAGCGATTACGCTTACGTTATGGAATGGCACGATTATAATGCGCCAAAGGCGTTAAATATGGTCTTAAATAAAGGATTACGAGCCAAAGTAGCGATGCAGGAATTTGGAACAAAAAATAAGCAATATGACTACGGAAGTATTATGATTCCGGTTCAGAACCAGAAACTTAATAAAGAAGAGCTTTTCGATTTTATCAAAAACGTTGCTGAATCTTCTAATATTGAAATTGATGCGGTTGGTACAGGATTAACTTCAGGAATTAATTTAGGAAGTCGATTTTTCCTTCCGTTAGAAAATCAGGAAATCGCGCTTTTAGTTGGTGAAGGTGTTACTCCTTATGATGCCGGAGAAATTTGGCATTTATTCGATCAACGCTACGATATTAAAGTTACAAAATTGAATACTCGTAATTTTGGAAGGGCAGATCTTAGCCGTTACACCGATATTATTTTAGTGAATAGTTGGGGGGCTGCATTAGGCGAAAGTGACACTGAAAAATTAAAAACCTGGATCAAAAACGGCGGAACTTTAATCGCTTACAGAAATGCTGCTAGATTCTTAAATGCTAATAAACTTTTGGATTTAGAAATTAAAACTAATGATCTTGAAGCAAAAAACGTAAGCTTTGAGCAACGTCGTGATTTTTATGGAGCACAGGGAATTGGTGGAGCTATTTTTAAAGCAAAGTTAGATCGTTCTCACCCTATCGCTTTTGGTTATACCAGCGATCATTTAGCTTTATTTAGAAATACCACTACTTTTATCGAAGCAGATGATCAAAGCTATAATAATCCCATCCAGTATACTAACGATCCCTTATTGAGTGGATATATTAGCGAAGAAAAAAATGAGGAAATCAAAAACACCGTTCCATTCAAAAAAGGAAGCCTTGGCAGAGGAAACGTAATTTATTTTACAGACAACACCAATTTTAGAGCTTTTTGGTACGGAACCAATAAGTTACTTATGAATGCAATTTTCTTTGGTGATCATATGTAA
- a CDS encoding TrkH family potassium uptake protein, protein MSKFKILKYLRRFSFWLSFFAVVAVIFDLGFSHDKFIQVEIRTFYFIALLLGIPSIAIRYFISNEIFDKKVKVFDTVIFSLFSLLALAQVNFIRENIIFFEFFNKMGWIYLVLIVYFVRELSRFELKINRKDINPAQLFILSFLILIILGTLCLMLPKATHDGISFLDALFTSTSAVCVTGLIVVDTGSYFTLFGQTILLILIQLGGLGIMTFASYFSYFFRGSTSYENQLMMKNVTDSETIGEVFSALKKILFITFIFEFIGAVFIYFSLDPKLFDTIGDRIFFSIFHTISGFCNAGFSTLEYSLYQPEYRLNFPLHIILAVLFILGGLGFPIVLNIYKFGKYFVKKNFLRLQRPDQPVNMPWVLNLNSRIVLVTTAVLLVGGMVFFMFFEYNNTLKDYNFFGKLAASFFGSSTPRTAGFNSVDMGALNFSTIMVIMFLMWVGASPGSTGGGIKTSTIAIATLNFLSLAKGKDRVEVYNREIANNSLRRAFAIMSLSMLFVGFAILLISYFDPEMHLLDVAFECISAYSTVGLSLGITGSFSSASKIVLVATMFAGRVSMLTIMAAFLSDVKHLNYKYPTEEVLIN, encoded by the coding sequence ATGAGTAAATTTAAGATTTTAAAATACCTAAGAAGGTTTTCTTTTTGGCTAAGCTTTTTTGCGGTAGTTGCTGTTATTTTCGATTTAGGTTTTTCGCACGATAAATTTATTCAGGTTGAAATTAGGACATTTTATTTTATTGCGCTTCTCTTAGGAATACCTTCAATTGCTATAAGATATTTTATCTCTAACGAAATATTTGATAAAAAAGTTAAGGTTTTCGATACCGTTATTTTCAGTCTCTTTAGTTTGCTTGCCCTTGCTCAAGTTAATTTTATACGAGAAAATATCATTTTCTTTGAGTTCTTTAATAAAATGGGATGGATCTATCTGGTTCTTATCGTTTATTTTGTCCGGGAACTTTCGCGATTTGAATTGAAAATAAACCGCAAAGACATCAATCCTGCGCAACTTTTCATATTAAGCTTTTTGATACTAATTATATTGGGTACTCTTTGCCTTATGTTGCCAAAGGCTACTCATGATGGAATTTCTTTTCTTGACGCATTATTTACATCTACCAGTGCTGTATGCGTTACGGGATTAATTGTTGTAGACACAGGTAGCTATTTTACCCTTTTTGGACAAACGATTCTTTTAATTTTGATACAGCTAGGCGGACTGGGAATTATGACTTTCGCTAGCTACTTTAGTTACTTTTTTCGAGGAAGCACTTCTTACGAAAATCAATTAATGATGAAAAACGTAACCGATTCTGAAACTATTGGTGAAGTTTTTTCTGCTTTAAAAAAGATCTTATTTATAACTTTTATATTCGAGTTTATTGGCGCTGTATTTATTTATTTCAGTCTGGATCCAAAATTATTTGATACTATAGGAGATCGTATTTTCTTCTCGATTTTTCATACAATATCAGGATTCTGTAATGCTGGTTTCTCTACTTTAGAATATAGTTTATATCAACCAGAATATCGCCTAAACTTTCCGCTACATATCATTCTTGCAGTACTGTTTATTTTAGGTGGTTTAGGATTTCCAATTGTTTTAAATATCTACAAATTCGGAAAATATTTTGTGAAAAAGAATTTCCTACGTTTACAACGACCAGATCAACCGGTAAATATGCCCTGGGTTTTAAATTTAAATTCAAGAATCGTGCTAGTTACCACAGCTGTGTTGTTAGTAGGCGGAATGGTATTTTTCATGTTTTTTGAATACAATAATACCTTAAAAGATTATAATTTCTTTGGAAAATTAGCAGCCTCATTTTTTGGATCTTCCACTCCCAGAACTGCCGGTTTTAACTCTGTAGACATGGGCGCACTTAATTTCTCTACCATTATGGTTATTATGTTTTTAATGTGGGTTGGAGCCTCGCCAGGATCTACAGGTGGTGGTATAAAGACTAGTACCATAGCTATTGCAACTCTTAATTTCCTGAGTTTGGCAAAAGGAAAAGATCGTGTAGAAGTCTATAACCGGGAAATTGCAAATAACTCATTACGTAGAGCTTTTGCTATAATGAGCTTATCGATGCTTTTTGTTGGTTTCGCTATTTTATTAATTTCTTATTTCGATCCTGAAATGCACCTTTTGGACGTCGCTTTCGAATGTATATCGGCATATAGTACCGTGGGATTAAGCTTAGGGATTACCGGAAGCTTTTCCAGCGCTTCAAAAATAGTATTGGTAGCAACCATGTTTGCCGGCCGAGTAAGCATGCTTACTATCATGGCAGCATTTCTTTCCGACGTTAAACACTTAAATTACAAATACCCTACAGAGGAAGTTTTAATTAACTAA
- a CDS encoding transcription antitermination protein NusB: MLTRRHIRVKVMQSLYAFIQSENDNLASEEKFLLKSMEEMYDLFLLQLSLFIEIKAHAQTFLERSQQKHLATQEEKDPNRKFVQNSVFEILEQNTQLEQLIDERKLNHWKFDDEYIAILWEEIKKSEAFADYMETRDNSFKEDKDFAIAIFKKVIAPNDKIYDYFEDKKLTWLDDLPIVNTAVVKMLQKLKETADAEDKLPKLFKSVDDEDFAVRLFRKTYLKDGMLSEEMQGKTPNWDKDRIAEIDTILIKLAICEFLEFPSIPVKVTINEYLEISKEYSTPKSSIFINGILDKLSKEYKNDGKLNKMGRGLM; encoded by the coding sequence ATGTTGACAAGAAGACATATTCGAGTTAAGGTAATGCAATCCTTATACGCATTCATCCAAAGTGAAAATGACAATCTTGCTAGCGAGGAGAAATTCCTGCTAAAAAGTATGGAAGAGATGTACGATCTTTTTCTGCTTCAGCTAAGTTTGTTTATCGAAATTAAAGCACATGCCCAAACTTTTTTAGAGCGCTCCCAGCAAAAACATCTTGCTACCCAGGAAGAAAAAGATCCAAATAGAAAATTTGTTCAGAATTCAGTATTTGAAATTTTAGAGCAAAATACGCAGCTAGAGCAGTTAATCGATGAGCGCAAGCTCAACCATTGGAAGTTCGATGATGAGTATATCGCTATTCTATGGGAAGAGATCAAGAAAAGTGAAGCTTTTGCCGATTATATGGAAACTCGCGATAATTCTTTTAAAGAAGATAAAGATTTTGCTATTGCGATATTTAAGAAAGTAATTGCGCCTAACGATAAGATTTACGATTATTTTGAAGATAAGAAGCTTACGTGGTTAGACGATCTTCCGATAGTTAACACGGCAGTAGTAAAAATGCTTCAGAAGCTAAAAGAAACAGCAGATGCAGAGGATAAGCTTCCGAAGTTATTTAAATCTGTAGATGATGAAGATTTTGCCGTTCGCTTATTTAGAAAAACTTATCTGAAAGATGGTATGCTTTCTGAAGAAATGCAGGGAAAAACACCAAATTGGGATAAAGATAGAATTGCAGAGATTGACACTATACTTATTAAATTAGCGATATGCGAATTTTTAGAATTTCCTTCGATTCCTGTGAAAGTGACGATAAACGAATATTTAGAAATTAGTAAAGAATATAGTACTCCAAAAAGTAGTATTTTTATAAACGGAATTCTTGATAAGCTTTCTAAAGAGTATAAAAACGACGGAAAACTAAATAAAATGGGGCGCGGCCTTATGTAG
- a CDS encoding Glu/Leu/Phe/Val family dehydrogenase, with translation MQVDVLNAKELKKAAPVFGQLSFDNHEQVVFCNDKDTGLKAIIGIHNTVLGPALGGTRMWNYTSEWEALNDVLRLSRGMTFKSAITGLNLGGGKAVIMGDAKTQKTPELMRRFGQYVDSLSGKYITAEDVGMETSDMDIVRDVTPYVAGISEERGGTGNPSPVTAYGVFMGIKAAAKYKFGTDELEDRTVLVQGIGHVGEALVEYLTNDGAKVYITDISEERLQEVRNKYGAIIFDEADIYSAHVDIYAPCALGATIDDETVNRLNCKVVAGAANNQLADEVKHGQILRERGIVYAPDFLINAGGIINVYAELEKYSKQEIISKTENIYNTTLQILETAAREDMTTHFAALKIAKQRIDDRKKSSLK, from the coding sequence ATGCAAGTTGATGTTTTAAATGCTAAAGAACTTAAAAAAGCTGCACCAGTGTTTGGACAGCTTTCGTTCGATAATCATGAACAGGTTGTATTTTGTAACGACAAAGATACAGGATTAAAAGCAATAATAGGTATTCATAATACAGTTTTGGGACCGGCGCTTGGTGGTACAAGAATGTGGAATTATACCAGCGAATGGGAGGCATTAAATGATGTATTACGTTTATCTCGTGGGATGACATTTAAGAGCGCAATTACCGGTTTAAACCTTGGTGGTGGTAAGGCGGTAATTATGGGAGATGCAAAAACTCAAAAGACTCCAGAGTTAATGAGAAGATTTGGGCAATATGTAGATTCTCTTAGCGGAAAATATATCACAGCTGAAGATGTTGGTATGGAAACTTCAGATATGGATATTGTAAGAGATGTAACTCCTTATGTTGCGGGAATTTCTGAAGAAAGAGGAGGGACAGGAAATCCTTCACCAGTTACTGCTTATGGCGTGTTTATGGGAATTAAAGCAGCAGCTAAATATAAGTTTGGTACAGATGAACTTGAAGATCGTACTGTATTAGTACAGGGAATAGGTCACGTAGGTGAAGCTTTAGTAGAGTATTTAACAAACGACGGTGCAAAAGTTTATATTACCGATATTAGCGAAGAACGTTTGCAGGAAGTACGTAATAAATATGGTGCAATTATTTTTGATGAAGCCGATATTTATAGCGCCCATGTAGATATTTATGCACCATGTGCTTTAGGAGCTACAATCGACGATGAAACTGTAAATCGTCTAAACTGTAAAGTTGTTGCAGGTGCGGCAAACAACCAACTAGCAGATGAGGTAAAACATGGCCAGATTTTGCGCGAAAGAGGAATCGTTTATGCGCCAGATTTTCTGATTAATGCCGGAGGAATAATAAATGTGTATGCTGAATTGGAAAAATACAGCAAACAGGAAATTATCTCTAAAACAGAAAATATTTATAATACAACCTTGCAAATCCTTGAAACAGCGGCAAGGGAAGACATGACGACTCATTTTGCAGCGCTTAAAATTGCGAAGCAAAGAATTGATGATAGAAAAAAATCAAGTTTGAAGTAG
- the yajC gene encoding preprotein translocase subunit YajC, with protein MDQIQQGLPLILMFAVVYFFMIRPQMKKAKQEKNFIKELKRGDRIVTKSGMHGKIIDFSDKNNAVIIETGAGKITFDKSSISLEMSQKLNEPAKTEKEEKKK; from the coding sequence ATGGATCAAATACAACAGGGTCTTCCTTTAATCTTAATGTTCGCGGTAGTGTATTTTTTTATGATACGCCCGCAAATGAAAAAGGCTAAACAGGAAAAGAATTTTATTAAAGAATTAAAAAGAGGAGATCGAATAGTTACCAAAAGCGGAATGCATGGTAAAATTATCGATTTTAGTGATAAAAATAATGCGGTAATTATTGAAACCGGTGCAGGAAAAATCACTTTCGATAAATCTTCAATATCGTTGGAAATGAGCCAAAAGCTTAATGAGCCAGCTAAAACTGAAAAAGAAGAGAAGAAGAAGTAA
- a CDS encoding potassium channel family protein, translating to MKYIIIGLGNFGSSLAQKLTALNNEVIGVDLRMDRIEAIKDKITHAINLDGTDSAAVSNLPIRDTDVVVIAIGENKGANVMATALMKKLNVKRLISRAQQGLQEMVLEAMGVDEIIHPEEETAERWAKKLNMRGVIDSFELNEDYGIIEIQVPKQYDNKMLKDIRFREDYNLIILTTMKITEGKNDLGAPKKITNIKGVASAETKLYKDDIMVIYGNKKDMRKLLEDQEKNERNL from the coding sequence ATGAAATATATCATTATTGGATTAGGAAACTTTGGTTCATCTTTAGCTCAAAAGCTAACCGCACTAAATAATGAAGTTATTGGCGTAGATCTGCGCATGGATCGTATAGAGGCCATTAAAGATAAGATTACGCATGCTATTAATCTTGACGGAACAGATTCTGCTGCAGTATCCAATTTACCAATAAGAGATACAGATGTGGTTGTAATAGCTATAGGCGAAAATAAGGGCGCCAATGTTATGGCCACTGCATTGATGAAAAAGCTGAATGTTAAAAGACTTATTAGCCGGGCACAGCAAGGTTTGCAGGAAATGGTTCTTGAAGCTATGGGCGTAGATGAAATTATACATCCTGAAGAAGAAACTGCCGAACGTTGGGCTAAGAAACTAAACATGCGTGGTGTAATAGATAGTTTTGAGCTTAACGAAGATTACGGTATTATCGAAATTCAGGTGCCTAAACAATACGACAATAAGATGTTGAAAGATATTCGTTTTAGGGAAGATTATAATTTGATAATTCTTACAACAATGAAAATCACCGAAGGCAAAAACGACCTTGGTGCACCTAAAAAAATCACCAATATCAAAGGAGTTGCTTCAGCAGAGACCAAATTATATAAAGATGATATTATGGTGATCTACGGCAACAAAAAAGACATGAGAAAACTTTTAGAAGATCAAGAGAAAAACGAGAGAAATCTATAA
- a CDS encoding ABC transporter ATP-binding protein yields MKHLRTLNKFFLKYKWKLLIGLVVTIISRIFGLYFIPLVGNSTDAIEQYVNGELTNYDTLKAELVKNILLLVGSTLISAFFTFLMRQTFIVVSRHIEYDLKNVVFKHYQELSLNFYKKNRTGDLMNRISEDVTKVRMYLGPAIMYTVTTLTSTIVVLIFMIQAAPILTLYTVIPLPILSFAIYKLSISIQKRSTVVQQYLSKLNTFTQESFSGIAVIKSYGLEQQTDDNFTDLSNTSRDKNIDLVKVQAFFFPLMVLLIGISNVLVIYIGGRQYITGQIDNLGIIVEFLLYVNMLTWPVASIGWVTSLVKQAEASQERINEFLDSEPEIKNHKETEDEILGKINFKNVTFTYDDTNITALKNISFEVNQGETLAIIGKTGSGKSTVLDLIGRLYDVDEGAIEVDGKNVQNLNLDNLRRSIGYVPQDAFLFSDSIGNNIKFGKTDATDQEVVKAAKTASVHKNIEGFSKGYETVLGERGITLSGGQKQRVSIARAIIQDPQILLFDDCLSAVDTETEEAILNNLFQISREKTTIIVSHRISSAKNADRIIILEDGEILEQGTHDELIKKEGYYKELYAKQLNEKEM; encoded by the coding sequence ATGAAACATTTAAGAACACTCAATAAATTCTTTCTAAAATACAAGTGGAAATTGCTAATCGGATTGGTGGTTACGATTATTTCGAGAATTTTCGGGCTATATTTTATTCCACTTGTTGGTAATTCTACCGATGCTATCGAGCAATATGTTAATGGTGAACTTACCAATTATGATACGTTAAAAGCAGAGCTTGTTAAGAATATTTTATTGCTGGTTGGTTCTACCCTAATTTCTGCGTTTTTTACTTTTTTAATGCGACAGACTTTTATCGTAGTTTCCAGACATATTGAGTACGATCTTAAAAACGTGGTTTTTAAACATTATCAGGAATTATCGCTTAATTTCTATAAGAAAAATCGTACCGGAGATTTAATGAACCGGATAAGTGAAGATGTTACCAAAGTAAGGATGTACCTGGGGCCTGCTATAATGTATACGGTAACTACACTTACCTCTACCATCGTAGTATTAATCTTTATGATACAGGCTGCACCTATTTTAACGTTGTACACGGTGATTCCTCTGCCAATACTATCGTTTGCCATTTACAAACTTAGTATTTCAATCCAAAAACGCAGTACAGTTGTTCAGCAGTATTTATCTAAACTTAACACCTTTACACAGGAAAGTTTTAGCGGAATTGCGGTTATTAAATCGTATGGACTCGAGCAGCAAACCGATGATAATTTTACCGATCTTTCTAATACCAGCCGAGATAAAAATATTGATCTTGTAAAAGTTCAGGCATTTTTCTTTCCGTTAATGGTATTACTTATAGGTATTAGTAATGTACTTGTAATTTATATCGGCGGGAGACAATATATTACAGGACAAATTGATAATCTTGGTATTATAGTAGAATTCTTACTGTACGTAAATATGCTTACCTGGCCGGTAGCTTCTATTGGATGGGTGACGTCTTTAGTTAAACAAGCCGAAGCTTCACAAGAACGTATAAACGAATTTTTAGACAGCGAACCCGAAATTAAAAATCACAAAGAAACCGAGGATGAAATATTGGGTAAAATAAACTTTAAAAATGTGACCTTTACCTACGACGACACAAATATTACCGCTTTAAAGAATATTTCTTTTGAAGTAAATCAAGGAGAAACTTTAGCGATTATTGGTAAAACAGGTTCTGGTAAATCTACGGTACTCGATCTTATTGGTCGCCTGTATGATGTAGATGAAGGAGCTATTGAAGTAGATGGCAAAAATGTTCAGAATTTAAACTTAGATAATCTAAGACGCAGTATTGGTTATGTACCGCAAGATGCTTTCCTATTTAGTGATTCTATCGGTAATAATATCAAGTTCGGAAAAACAGATGCTACCGACCAGGAAGTTGTGAAAGCTGCAAAAACGGCTTCTGTTCACAAAAACATAGAAGGATTTAGCAAAGGATACGAAACGGTACTTGGCGAACGAGGGATCACCTTATCTGGAGGACAAAAACAGCGAGTTTCCATCGCTAGAGCTATTATTCAGGATCCACAAATTTTGTTATTTGACGATTGCCTTTCAGCCGTAGATACGGAAACCGAAGAAGCAATACTTAACAATCTATTTCAGATTTCAAGAGAAAAAACGACCATTATCGTTAGTCACAGGATTTCTTCAGCAAAAAATGCCGACCGAATAATTATCCTAGAAGATGGCGAAATTTTGGAACAGGGCACACATGATGAGCTAATTAAAAAAGAAGGTTATTATAAAGAACTGTACGCAAAACAGTTAAATGAGAAAGAAATGTGA